Proteins encoded within one genomic window of Humulus lupulus chromosome 1, drHumLupu1.1, whole genome shotgun sequence:
- the LOC133785823 gene encoding cysteine-rich repeat secretory protein 55-like, with protein MKLSYEVAVFLVLCVTIAESVHPLGKFCNKRTAISNGSKISANIDSLLPELALKTPPNAFATSFSGEDEDRVYGLAQCRGDVSTKDCSSCVQDAAKEIKQRCPNEADARIWYDYCFLRYNSKSSFIGEVNTSPGILYANVKNVSDPETFKKVLGALMDQKRGEAVEPRNEGLGKGETQLSPLSTLYALVQCTRDLSQIDCAQCLALAVENFDHFCDNKKGCRVLYSSCYVRYELYPFFFPLTSDNTTVKP; from the coding sequence atgaagttaTCATATGAAGTTGCTGTTTTTCTAGTTCTGTGTGTTACCATAGCCGAGTCAGTACACCCTTTGGGAAAATTCTGTAACAAACGGACTGCGATAAGTAATGGCAGCAAAATATCAGCAAACATTGACAGTTTGTTGCCTGAATTAGCTCTCAAAACTCCCCCAAATGCCTTTGCTACTAGCTTCAGTGGTGAAGACGAAGACCGAGTCTATGGCTTGGCTCAATGCAGAGGTGATGTGAGCACTAAAGACTGCTCAAGTTGTGTCCAAGATGCTGCTAAGGAGATCAAACAACGTTGTCCCAATGAAGCAGACGCTAGGATTTGGTATGACTACTGCTTCTTAAGGTATAACAGCAAGAGTAGTTTCATTGGAGAAGTTAACACATCTCCTGGCATACTCTATGCTAATGTTAAAAATGTAAGTGATCCTGAAACTTTCAAAAAGGTGCTAGGAGCTCTAATGGATCAGAAAAGAGGAGAAGCTGTTGAGCCTAGGAATGAGGGTCTTGGCAAAGGCGAAACACAGCTTTCGCCACTATCCACACTCTATGCATTGGTACAATGCACAAGAGACCTTTCTCAGATAGATTGTGCTCAGTGTTTGGCCCTTGCAGTAGAAAACTTTGACCACTTTTGCGATAACAAAAAGGGTTGCCGAGTTTTGTATAGTAGTTGTTATGTAAGATATGAGCTCTATCCATTTTTCTTTCCTCTTACTTCAGACAATACCACGGTGAAGCCATAG
- the LOC133785817 gene encoding asparagine--tRNA ligase, cytoplasmic 2: MSEQKESVSASASAASPAAAMVAIPFKYSTRVVLKTILDSGDGRGGLGFIGQRVIIGGWVKSSKEVRKELVAVAEPPPVYQHAASPTPTPTGDVSCSEILQSRIPFIRSIIKILGGGNYSVRDKFELPAAPRPAPPSISFLQVNDGSCVSSLLVVVDSSIAPPSQILHTGTCIVAEGEIKKSSAEGKHVIELRVERVLHIGRVEYDKYPLSKKQLPLHQLRECPHFRPRTTTVATVMRIRSALSFAAHTFSQNHGFLCVQVPTITITDSEGFSEKFQVTTGVFEKVSKKAESKMIDDTENISLEVVKAAVKEKSKIVEELKRTDSNREALIAATKDLQKTSELAAQLEAKEKSKPKSSPKADHHTASENFFSSQTHLTVSGRLHLESYASSLGNVYAFGPRFRAIKTESPKQVAEMWTVEMEMAFSQLEDAMNCAEDFFKFLCKSLLDKCSEDMKFVLKRMDKNCIERLHLIILNSAQRISYTEALEALKKHVADKKVERKLEWGVALTTEHLSYLADEMYKRPVIIYDYPKQVKPFYVRQNDDGRTVAAFDLVLPKVGILVSGSQNEERFNVLSTRIKELGLAAEQYEWYLDLRRNGTVKHAGFSFGFDLMVLFATGLADARDVIPFPRSYGKINN; the protein is encoded by the exons ATGTCTGAACAAAAAGAATCTGTTTCTGCTTCTGCTTCTGCTGCTAGCCCTGCCGCCGCCATGGTGGCCATTCCGTTCAAGTACTCTACCCGGGTTGTCTTGAAAACGATACTGGACTCCGGCGACGGCCGGGGTGGCCTGGGATTTATTGGTCAGAGAGTTATCATTGGCGGGTGGGTGAAGTCTTCTAAAGAGGTTAGAAAAGAGCTCGTGGCCGTGGCTGAGCCGCCTCCGGTTTATCAACATGCGGCTAGTCCGACTCCGACTCCGACTGGAGATGTTTCTTGTTCGGAGATCCTTCAGTCTCGCATACCCTTTATACGTTCCATCATAAAAATCTTGGGAGGAGGAAATTACTCTGTTCGTGACAAGTTCGAGCTGCCTGCAGCTCCAAGGCCAGCCCCTCCTTCTATCTCCTTTTTGCAAGTTAATGATGGTTCATGCGTTTCAAGTCTTCTG GTGGTTGTAGACTCTTCTATAGCTCCCCCTAGTCAGATACTGCATACTGGAACTTGTATCGTTGCAGAAGGTGAAATCAAGAAGTCTTCAGCTGAGGGTAAACATGTGATCGAGCTCAGAGTGGAGAGAGTACTTCATATTGGAAGAGTGGAATATGATAAGTATCCATTATCAAAGAAGCAGCTTCCATTGCACCAGTTAAGAGAATGTCCTCATTTTCGACCTCGTACAACCACG gTGGCAACTGTTATGCGAATTCGTAGCGCTTTGAGTTTTGCAGCTCATACTTTCTCCCAAAACCATGGATTTTTGTGTGTACAAGTACCAACCATCACAATCACAGACAGTGAAGGTTTTAGCGAGAAGTTTCAGGTTACAACTGGGGTTTTTGAGAAAGTGAGTAAGAAAGCGGAGTCAAAGATGATTGATGACACTGAAAATATTAGCCTTGAAGTCGTTAAGGCTGCTGTTAAGGAGAAAAGTAAGATAGTTGAGGAGCTCAAAAGGACTGACAGTAATAGAGAAGCACTAATTGCTGCAACCAAGGATTTACAGAAAACCTCTGAGCTAGCTGCGCAGTTGGAAGCAAAAGAGAAATCCAAACCAAAGAGTTCCCCAAAGGCTGATCATCACACAGCATCtgaaaactttttctccagtCAAACACATCTGACTGTTTCTGGTCGTCTTCATTTGGAGAGCTATGCATCTTCCCTTGGAAATGTATATGCATTTGGACCAAGATTTCGAGCAATTAAAACTGAGTCTCCAAAGCAAGTAGCAGAAATGTGGACGGTTGAGATGGAAATGGCCTTTTCTCAGTTAGAG GATGCCATGAATTGTGCAGAAGACTTTTTCAAGTTCCTCTGCAAGtcgcttttggacaaatgttctGAAGATATGAAATTTGTCCTAAAACGAATGGACAAAAACTGTATTGAACGTCTTCATTTAATTATCTTGAATTCAGCTCAAAGGATCTCTTATACAGAAGCATTAGAAGCTCTGAAGAAA CATGTTGCTGATAAGAAAGTGGAAAGAAAACTTGAATGGGGGGTTGCACTAACAACAGAACATCTAAG TTATTTGGCTGACGAGATGTACAAAAGGCCTGTAATCATATACGACTATCCAAAACAAGTTAAGCCATTTTATGTACGCCAGAACGACGATGGACGAACAGTTGCAGCATTTGATTTGGTGTTACCAAAG GTTGGAATTTTAGTTTCAGGGAGCCAAAATGAGGAGCGCTTCAATGTGCTAAGCACAAG GATCAAGGAGCTGGGATTGGCAGCAGAGCAGTATGAATGGTACTTGGATCTTCGCCGCAATGGAACGGTCAAGCATGCTGGATTCAGTTTTGGGTTTGATCTTATGGTTCTCTTCGCCACTGGCCTGGCTGATGCTAGAGATGTTATCCCCTTTCCCAGAAGTTATGGAAAAATAAACAACTGA
- the LOC133785829 gene encoding DNA-directed RNA polymerase subunit 10-like protein — MIIPVRCFTCGKVIGNKWDTYLDLLQADYSEGDALDALGLVRYCCRRMLMTHVDLIEKLLNYNTLDKSEGG, encoded by the exons ATGATCATCCCTGTTCGTTGTTTCACTTGCGGCAAG GTTATTGGGAACAAATGGGACACTTACCTTGATCTTCTTCAGGCAGATTATTCTGAAGG AGATGCTCTTGATGCCTTGGGTTTGGTTCGTTACTGCTGTAGACGAATGCTCATGACTCATGTTGATCTCATTGAGAAACTTCTTAACTACAACA CTCTGGACAAAAGTGAGGGAGGCTGA